One Tolypothrix bouteillei VB521301 DNA window includes the following coding sequences:
- a CDS encoding transmembrane domain-containing protein — protein MASLQQTPTKLTLEFRPWFIWIIGGFSSLIWPVQLFFLLPLIKTSTLTCTRVQPDRGECQLVTSSLLQSSKKTIPMEEFQGARVDQSDESRDRNQPQQLVLLTKHGELAFWTADTQKPQVSAIELKSTADRINDFVKNSQTSSFTIQKGNPTLAWAVTGVTTFNFLWLAYCCEIVTCDFDKSRGSVIKKRQWFFISKTVEHQLREIVDVQVQEKFNRNGKNYRIKLLLSSGKDLPLTNYYTNYLRKREYIEKKADAIAQFLGRKKL, from the coding sequence ATGGCAAGTCTACAACAAACTCCTACGAAATTAACACTCGAGTTCCGACCTTGGTTTATTTGGATAATTGGAGGTTTTTCCAGCTTAATATGGCCAGTTCAACTTTTCTTCTTGTTACCCTTAATCAAAACTAGCACCCTAACTTGTACAAGAGTGCAACCGGATCGAGGTGAATGTCAGCTAGTAACCTCATCATTGCTGCAATCGAGCAAGAAAACTATTCCCATGGAGGAATTCCAGGGAGCTAGGGTTGATCAGTCGGATGAGAGTCGCGATCGCAACCAACCGCAACAATTAGTCTTGTTAACGAAACACGGCGAGTTGGCTTTTTGGACTGCTGACACTCAAAAACCTCAAGTTTCAGCTATTGAACTAAAATCAACTGCAGATCGAATCAATGATTTTGTCAAAAACTCTCAAACTTCATCTTTCACAATACAGAAGGGTAACCCCACGCTCGCTTGGGCTGTGACTGGTGTCACTACCTTTAATTTCTTATGGTTAGCTTATTGTTGTGAAATAGTAACTTGTGATTTTGATAAAAGTCGCGGTTCTGTCATTAAGAAAAGACAATGGTTCTTTATCTCAAAAACAGTAGAGCATCAACTCAGAGAGATTGTTGACGTGCAGGTGCAAGAAAAGTTTAATAGAAACGGTAAAAATTATCGAATTAAATTATTACTATCTTCTGGTAAGGATTTACCGCTCACTAACTATTACACAAACTATCTCCGTAAAAGAGAATACATTGAAAAAAAGGCGGATGCGATCGCTCAGTTTCTGGGAAGAAAAAAGTTATAA
- a CDS encoding DUF6464 family protein translates to MEPDSLPTEVILTHPRQTIGNVQLDWTPQPGNYLDLEGKTYAVLERRHRYQLKAGRYRLQKIALYVQSATRPDEKSFVGGRWVLGDATCRYNAHSEMIRCAVKPEGPCETCRHYERMNYEL, encoded by the coding sequence ATGGAACCAGATTCTCTACCAACCGAGGTTATTCTGACACATCCACGTCAGACCATTGGAAATGTCCAACTCGATTGGACACCACAACCGGGAAATTATCTAGATCTTGAAGGAAAAACCTACGCTGTCTTAGAGCGTCGCCACCGCTATCAATTAAAGGCGGGGCGCTATCGTTTGCAAAAAATTGCTCTTTACGTGCAATCTGCAACACGCCCAGATGAAAAAAGTTTTGTGGGAGGACGTTGGGTTCTCGGTGATGCCACTTGCCGCTACAATGCTCATTCAGAAATGATACGCTGTGCAGTTAAACCAGAAGGTCCTTGTGAAACTTGTCGCCACTACGAAAGAATGAATTATGAATTATGA
- the fmt gene encoding methionyl-tRNA formyltransferase, giving the protein MKIVFFGTPDFAVPTLETLLNHPDFEVIAVVTQPDKRRGRGNKLTPSPVKAVATSANLPVWQPQRVKKSTETLTKLRESDADAFVVVAYGQILSQKILDMPKLGCINVHGSILPKYRGAAPIQWCLYNGETETGITTMLMDAGMDTGAMLLTATTPVGLLDNARDLAKKLAVTGADLLVETLLKLKHQQGEPIPQDNSEATYAPMIAKDDYHLDWSKSAIQLHNQIRGFYPDCVTTFRNQPLKITATAPLGSTYGYELPPEMEAIQKKLPDLSVVSGNPGEVVGIAKGVGAIVQTGDGFLLLREVQPAGKRPQSGWDFINGTRVVVGEVFG; this is encoded by the coding sequence ATGAAAATTGTTTTCTTTGGAACTCCTGATTTTGCCGTACCGACGCTGGAAACACTGCTGAACCACCCAGACTTTGAAGTCATAGCAGTTGTAACACAGCCCGATAAACGACGCGGACGCGGGAACAAACTGACACCCTCACCAGTAAAAGCAGTTGCGACCTCAGCAAATTTGCCCGTTTGGCAACCCCAAAGGGTGAAGAAAAGTACTGAAACTTTGACCAAACTTCGAGAATCAGATGCTGATGCATTTGTCGTTGTCGCTTACGGGCAAATTCTCTCGCAAAAAATTTTAGATATGCCCAAATTGGGATGCATCAATGTACATGGGTCGATTTTACCAAAATACCGAGGAGCAGCCCCCATTCAATGGTGTTTGTACAATGGTGAGACTGAAACTGGTATCACAACGATGTTGATGGATGCGGGGATGGATACTGGAGCAATGTTACTGACAGCCACTACACCGGTAGGATTATTGGATAATGCCCGAGATTTGGCAAAAAAACTTGCCGTGACGGGTGCAGATTTATTAGTGGAGACTTTGCTAAAGCTCAAACATCAGCAAGGGGAACCAATTCCTCAAGACAATTCTGAAGCTACTTATGCACCAATGATTGCAAAAGACGATTATCATTTGGATTGGTCAAAAAGCGCGATACAGTTACACAATCAAATTAGAGGTTTTTACCCTGACTGTGTTACAACCTTTCGGAATCAACCTCTAAAAATTACTGCCACTGCGCCCCTTGGCTCTACTTATGGATATGAGTTACCACCAGAAATGGAAGCAATACAAAAGAAATTGCCCGATTTGTCGGTAGTATCCGGTAACCCAGGGGAAGTTGTTGGCATTGCCAAGGGAGTCGGAGCGATCGTACAAACTGGAGATGGTTTTTTACTCCTTAGAGAAGTTCAACCTGCTGGCAAACGTCCTCAGTCAGGGTGGGATTTTATTAATGGTACGCGTGTAGTCGTGGGAGAAGTTTTTGGATGA